A window of Mercenaria mercenaria strain notata chromosome 16, MADL_Memer_1, whole genome shotgun sequence contains these coding sequences:
- the LOC123540634 gene encoding 1-deoxyxylulose-5-phosphate synthase YajO-like has protein sequence MDAEVQYNYLGKTGVKVSNICLGTMTFGKQEGGPFNFYDSPTRSTEEIAHQLMDRFLELGGNFVDTADMYCAGTSETIIGNWFQSNHKRNRVILATKVYNPKDKELNNIGLSRRHIVQALEGSQQRLQTDYIDLYQAHGWDNATPIEETLRTFDDLVRCGKIHYYGYSNLCGWQMQQVVDSSKSLGLQPCVTLQQQYSLLHRDSEWEPFMVCQNEGIAVLPWSPLKGGLLTGKFKKGETPDASNSRLGYMYSQKAVGQLGAWSEYSNNEKYWQIIEILRDISVKHNKTVAQIALKWLLQKDCVASVVIGATSINQLEENMKAGGKWQLTVEEMEELDKASPNYKPYPYDMIWNARNAGRYNQFHDKSVKVPNTSL, from the exons ATGGATGCAGAGGTACAGTACAATTATCTAGGAAAGACCGGTGTCAAGGTCTCAAATATTTGTCTTGGTACGATGACCTTTGGAAAGCAAGAAGGCGGTCCATTCAAT TTTTATGATTCACCAACACGTTCAACTGAGGAGATAGCACACCAACTGATGGACCGTTTTTTGGAGCTAGGTGGAAATTTTGTAGACACTGCTGACATGTACTGCGCAGGAACGTCTGAAACTATTATAGGAAATTGGTTTCAAAG CAATCACAAGAGAAATCGTGTAATCTTGGCGACAAAAGTATACAATCCAAAAGACAAAGAATTAAACAATATTGGTTTAAGCAGGCGACATATCGTACAGGCTCTAGAAGGAAGTCAACAAAGACTGCAGACAGATTATATTGACCTGTATCAG gCCCATGGTTGGGATAATGCTACCCCTATTGAGGAAACATTGCGCACTTTTGACGACCTTGTTCGCTGTGGTAAAATTCACTACTACGGTTATAGCAACCTGTGTGGCTGGCAGATGCAACAGGTAGTTGATTCATCCAAAAGTCTCGGACTCCAGCCTTGTGTCACATTGCAG CAACAGTATAGTTTGTTACATCGGGATTCAGAGTGGGAACCGTTTATGGTGTGTCAGAATGAAGGCATTGCTGTTCTACCATGGAGCCCACTTAAAGG GGGGCTGTTGaccggaaaatttaaaaaaggagaaACGCCGGATGCTAGCAACAGTAGACTGGGATATATGTACTCACAGAAGGCAGTAGGTCAGCTGGGTGCCTGGTCAGAATATTCCAACAATGAAAAGTACTGGCAAATCATTGAGATTCTCCGAGACATCTCTGTGAAACATA ATAAGACAGTGGCACAGATTGCATTGAAATGGTTGCTACAGAAGGATTGTGTGGCCTCGGTTGTCATAGGTGCAACGTCCATAAATCAACTTGAAGAAAACATGAAAGCTGGTGGTAAATGGCAACTAACTGTTGAAGAG ATGGAGGAACTTGATAAAGCAAGTCCTAACTACAAGCCGTATCCTTACGATATGATATGGAATGCCAGAAATGCAGGACGATATAACCAGTTTCACGACAAGTCGGTTAAAGTTCCAAACACTTCCTTATAA